A single genomic interval of Flavihumibacter rivuli harbors:
- the rimM gene encoding ribosome maturation factor RimM (Essential for efficient processing of 16S rRNA) translates to MQYNSIGKLVASFGLKGELVLEHALGKKTSLKGLETLFVEVRKDDFLPYFVEETRIKSDTEIYIKLEGVNTKEEARKLTPRQVWLSEEDFERFAARSSAISLLGFHIINEGEDLGPIEEVIEQPHQVLCKIILNANEALIPINEEFLQKIDQKKKQVHVVLPDGLLELYR, encoded by the coding sequence ATGCAGTACAATAGTATCGGAAAGCTGGTGGCCAGTTTCGGCTTGAAGGGTGAGCTGGTCCTGGAACATGCCCTGGGCAAGAAGACCTCCCTGAAAGGGCTGGAGACCCTATTCGTGGAAGTGCGGAAAGATGATTTCCTTCCCTATTTCGTGGAAGAGACCAGGATCAAAAGCGATACCGAGATCTATATCAAGCTGGAAGGTGTCAATACCAAGGAGGAAGCACGTAAGCTCACCCCAAGACAGGTATGGTTAAGCGAAGAGGACTTTGAACGCTTTGCGGCCAGGTCTTCCGCGATCTCCTTATTGGGCTTCCATATCATCAATGAAGGCGAGGACCTTGGTCCCATCGAGGAAGTGATCGAACAACCCCACCAGGTGCTCTGTAAGATCATCCTGAATGCCAACGAAGCCCTGATCCCTATCAACGAAGAATTCCTCCAGAAGATCGATCAGAAAAAGAAGCAGGTGCATGTGGTCCTTCCGGATGGTCTGCTGGAGCTGTATAGATGA
- a CDS encoding Crp/Fnr family transcriptional regulator, producing the protein MSDTTNTLEIMRRQISALHPIPDEEWESFSSIWVPVTYKRKSVLTAAGEVEKYLYWVTEGVQRGFHLHNEKEATIVFSYPYSFSGIIDSFLLQKPSRFYLECITSSQFLRTTYQQYEQVRRTHAGLGQAMYLALAAAMSGVLERQIELMVYSAEEKFRTLLKRSPHILQIVPHKYLASYLGIDPTTFSKLLSTVKIS; encoded by the coding sequence ATGAGTGATACTACCAACACGCTCGAGATCATGCGCAGGCAGATCAGCGCATTACACCCGATCCCTGATGAAGAATGGGAATCGTTCAGCAGCATATGGGTACCGGTTACGTATAAACGAAAATCGGTCCTGACGGCAGCAGGCGAAGTGGAGAAATACCTCTATTGGGTGACAGAGGGTGTACAACGAGGTTTCCACCTCCACAATGAAAAGGAAGCGACCATTGTCTTCAGTTATCCCTACTCCTTTTCCGGCATCATTGATTCCTTCCTATTGCAGAAGCCATCCAGGTTCTACCTGGAATGCATTACCAGCAGCCAGTTCCTGCGTACCACTTACCAGCAATACGAGCAGGTAAGAAGGACGCATGCGGGCTTGGGCCAGGCCATGTACCTTGCCCTGGCCGCGGCCATGTCGGGGGTATTGGAAAGGCAGATCGAACTAATGGTGTATTCAGCGGAAGAGAAATTCCGGACCCTGTTAAAGCGAAGTCCCCATATCCTCCAGATCGTCCCGCATAAATACCTGGCCAGCTACCTGGGCATTGATCCCACCACCTTTAGTAAACTATTATCTACGGTAAAGATCAGTTAA
- a CDS encoding serine hydrolase: MKQLLTICLALLLGLNLFGQPVFDIPRLDSQLNLLHQQHRFNGVVLYAEKGKVKYSKAFGVADIRNGQALTTKSSFNLASVTKQFVCMGILILAEKGKLQVDDDVRKYIPELPYNGITIRNLMTHTSGIPEYFDLFMRYRSTLDTLDNEGMIRLFAERKPALDFETGTKWNYCNTNYVLLSSIIERVSGQNFAAFFQQQIARPLGLKDTYVYNVKLPSSPANRVFGFREQDGRTSLEDLTVLDGVTGDGNIYSSAEDLLKWDQALYAPKLVKASTLAEAFKPVKLKNDSTFPYGFGWRIEQEGEMVSHTGGWVGFVNEISRDIKNNRTLIVLSNGSNGTVLRATKAMFTGKPFSFPSSQLISNVELVDGTGTGKRKAAVRILGERITAVGELQPFPGEEVIDGGGRILAPGFIDTHSHLEGSLKKQPDAIAALNQGITTIVAGQDGGSSFIDSIKLDMVMRPVAINVATYTGQTTLREMVMGESQLNRKATDEEIGKMQAILKEEMKKGSLGLSTGLEYAGAYFSSKDEVIRLAQVAAEFKGRYMSHLRSEDIALNEAIDEIIEIGREARLPVQISHIKIALKDVWGTASNLVARLQAARARGVDITADCYPYDFWHSTLKVLFPKTDYTNLASAEYAVNHTFDPSGSVLARFAPNPSYKGKTISEIAAMRKETPAQTIMGLIAEADAFRKKYPDTSGVETIMGKSMTEGDIISFLNWAHTNICSDGAIGGHPRAFGSFTRVLGYYVREKKIMSLEQAIHKMTGLAAEQVGIAERGVIVPGFYADLVLLDPATVRDNASIQQPSALSDGIELVWVNGKIVYKGKQPTRVYPGRFVSRKP; the protein is encoded by the coding sequence ATGAAACAGCTCCTGACTATCTGCCTGGCCCTCCTGCTGGGCCTTAACCTTTTTGGACAACCTGTTTTTGATATACCCCGGCTGGACTCACAGCTAAACCTCCTGCACCAGCAGCACCGCTTCAATGGGGTGGTGCTCTATGCTGAAAAGGGGAAAGTGAAGTATAGCAAAGCTTTTGGGGTAGCTGATATCCGCAATGGCCAGGCTTTGACGACTAAGTCCTCTTTCAACCTGGCTTCCGTGACCAAGCAATTCGTTTGTATGGGCATCCTGATCCTTGCCGAGAAGGGAAAGCTCCAGGTGGATGATGATGTACGCAAGTATATCCCGGAACTGCCTTACAACGGAATTACCATCAGGAACCTCATGACCCATACCTCGGGGATACCCGAATATTTTGATCTCTTCATGCGTTACCGCTCAACACTCGATACCCTCGATAATGAAGGGATGATAAGGCTATTTGCGGAACGTAAACCTGCATTGGATTTTGAGACGGGGACAAAATGGAATTATTGCAATACCAATTATGTTCTCCTGAGCTCCATCATTGAACGTGTTTCAGGCCAAAATTTTGCAGCATTCTTCCAGCAGCAGATCGCCAGGCCACTTGGATTAAAGGATACCTATGTCTACAATGTAAAACTCCCCTCCTCACCAGCCAATAGGGTTTTTGGGTTCCGTGAACAGGATGGCAGGACCAGCCTGGAAGACCTGACCGTATTGGATGGGGTGACCGGCGATGGCAATATCTATTCTTCTGCTGAAGACCTGCTGAAATGGGACCAGGCTTTGTATGCGCCCAAACTGGTCAAGGCTTCTACTTTAGCTGAAGCCTTTAAACCGGTAAAGTTGAAAAATGATTCGACCTTTCCTTATGGTTTTGGATGGCGAATTGAGCAGGAAGGGGAAATGGTTTCCCATACCGGTGGATGGGTTGGTTTTGTGAATGAGATATCAAGGGATATCAAGAATAACCGCACCCTTATTGTGCTTTCCAATGGCAGTAACGGGACAGTGTTGCGGGCTACTAAGGCCATGTTCACCGGCAAGCCTTTCAGTTTTCCATCTTCCCAATTGATCAGCAATGTTGAACTTGTCGATGGTACCGGAACCGGTAAAAGAAAAGCTGCTGTACGAATATTGGGCGAGAGGATCACTGCAGTTGGGGAACTGCAGCCATTCCCAGGTGAAGAAGTGATTGATGGTGGGGGAAGGATCCTTGCCCCCGGCTTTATTGATACCCATAGCCATTTGGAAGGATCACTGAAGAAGCAGCCTGATGCCATAGCAGCCCTCAACCAGGGTATCACTACCATCGTTGCCGGGCAGGATGGTGGCAGCAGTTTTATAGACAGCATTAAGCTGGATATGGTGATGCGGCCTGTGGCCATCAATGTGGCTACCTATACCGGACAGACCACCCTGAGGGAAATGGTGATGGGCGAATCGCAACTAAACCGGAAGGCTACTGATGAAGAGATCGGCAAAATGCAGGCTATACTCAAAGAGGAAATGAAGAAGGGTTCATTGGGTCTATCAACCGGATTGGAATACGCAGGCGCTTATTTTTCCAGTAAGGACGAAGTGATCCGCCTGGCCCAGGTTGCGGCTGAATTCAAGGGCAGGTACATGAGTCACCTGAGAAGTGAGGATATAGCTTTGAATGAAGCCATTGACGAGATCATTGAGATCGGAAGGGAAGCCAGATTGCCGGTGCAGATATCGCATATCAAGATCGCTTTGAAGGATGTTTGGGGAACAGCTTCCAACCTGGTTGCGCGGCTCCAGGCAGCAAGGGCCAGGGGAGTTGATATCACTGCAGATTGCTACCCCTATGATTTCTGGCATAGCACCCTGAAAGTATTGTTCCCCAAAACGGATTATACCAACCTGGCCAGCGCTGAATATGCAGTTAACCACACTTTTGATCCATCCGGGTCAGTGTTGGCGAGGTTTGCACCCAATCCTTCCTACAAAGGCAAGACCATTAGTGAGATCGCTGCGATGCGGAAAGAAACTCCGGCGCAAACGATCATGGGACTGATTGCCGAAGCGGATGCGTTCCGGAAGAAGTATCCGGATACCAGTGGGGTGGAAACCATAATGGGCAAATCGATGACTGAAGGGGATATCATCAGTTTCCTCAATTGGGCCCATACCAATATCTGTTCCGATGGTGCCATTGGCGGTCATCCCAGGGCTTTCGGTTCCTTTACCAGGGTATTGGGCTACTATGTGAGGGAAAAGAAGATCATGAGCCTCGAACAGGCCATCCATAAGATGACTGGCTTAGCGGCAGAACAGGTAGGTATAGCCGAAAGGGGAGTGATCGTTCCCGGTTTCTATGCTGACCTGGTATTGCTGGACCCTGCAACTGTCAGGGATAATGCTTCCATCCAACAGCCATCCGCATTGTCCGATGGTATTGAATTGGTTTGGGTCAATGGGAAAATAGTGTATAAGGGTAAACAACCCACGAGGGTTTATCCGGGTCGATTTGTAAGCAGGAAGCCATAA
- a CDS encoding peroxiredoxin, with translation MSLHLGDIAPNFKAQTTEGEIDFHEYLGNSWGVLFSHPADYTPVCTTELGKTALLKSEFEKRNVKVLAVSVDPLDKHLGWRNDINETQHCHVDFPIIADEERVVANLYDMIHPNASETFTVRSLFIIGPDKKIKLMITYPASTGRNFYEVLRVIDSLQLTANYSVATPADWKAGDRVIVVPAVSTEDAIKKFPKGVEVVKPYLRYTPQPNLD, from the coding sequence ATGAGTTTGCATTTAGGCGATATCGCGCCCAATTTCAAGGCACAGACAACCGAAGGGGAAATTGATTTCCATGAGTACCTGGGGAATAGCTGGGGAGTACTTTTCTCCCATCCGGCTGACTACACACCGGTATGTACAACCGAATTAGGCAAAACGGCCTTGTTGAAATCAGAATTTGAGAAGCGTAATGTGAAGGTGCTGGCAGTAAGTGTTGACCCGCTGGATAAGCACCTGGGCTGGAGGAATGATATCAATGAAACCCAGCATTGCCATGTTGACTTCCCGATCATTGCCGACGAAGAAAGGGTGGTGGCCAACCTTTATGATATGATCCACCCCAATGCTTCTGAGACCTTTACCGTTCGCTCCCTCTTCATCATTGGCCCGGATAAGAAGATCAAACTGATGATCACTTACCCGGCATCCACCGGACGTAATTTCTATGAAGTATTGAGGGTGATCGATTCCCTCCAGCTGACCGCCAATTACAGTGTGGCTACGCCGGCTGACTGGAAAGCAGGTGACAGGGTGATCGTTGTTCCTGCCGTTAGTACGGAAGACGCGATCAAGAAATTCCCCAAGGGCGTGGAAGTGGTGAAGCCCTACCTGAGGTATACGCCGCAACCCAACCTCGATTAA
- the rpsP gene encoding 30S ribosomal protein S16 codes for MRLQRHGSKKRPFYFIVVADARAPRDGKFIQKIGTYNPLTVPATIQLDRQRALDWLHKGAQPTDTVRRILSFKGVLYLKHLLRGVKLGLFDEVTAMTKFEVWHKEHEAQIKKRNDEHRKQRQVRRHQPVRRPQPRQEGGAAE; via the coding sequence ATGAGATTGCAGCGTCACGGCTCCAAGAAAAGGCCATTCTACTTCATTGTAGTGGCTGATGCCCGTGCACCAAGGGATGGTAAATTCATCCAGAAGATCGGTACTTACAACCCCCTGACAGTTCCCGCAACTATCCAGCTTGATCGCCAGCGTGCGCTCGATTGGCTGCACAAAGGTGCTCAGCCTACTGATACAGTTCGCCGTATCCTGTCCTTCAAAGGTGTATTGTACCTGAAACACCTGCTGCGTGGCGTGAAACTGGGCTTATTCGATGAAGTGACTGCTATGACCAAATTCGAAGTTTGGCATAAGGAGCACGAAGCGCAGATCAAGAAGCGCAACGATGAGCACAGGAAGCAACGCCAGGTACGTCGTCACCAGCCTGTTCGTAGGCCACAGCCAAGGCAGGAAGGTGGTGCAGCTGAATAA
- a CDS encoding metal-dependent hydrolase family protein, with amino-acid sequence MRKVLLSFVAMAAAFTAFSQKTILHCGQLVDVRSGKMLSNMTIVVEGNKIADVQPGFLKAGATDKVIDLKNRTVMPGLIDMHVHLEGETKKGGAIDRFVNNPSDIAFESLKYANVTLMTGFTTVRDLGGSGVNISLRNAIARGQVVGPRIFTAGKSIATTGGHADPTNGYRRDLQGDPGPKEGVINGEEDAYKAVRQRYKDGSDLIKITATGGVLSQAKDGANAQFTEEEVKAIVAAAKDYGYKVAAHAHGAEGIKRAVRGGVNSIEHGTFLDDEGIELMKKYGTYLVPTITAGKSTADSAKIPGYYTDIVTPKALATGPKIQATFAKAYKAGVKIAFGTDAGVFAHGKNWLEFVYMTEAGMPILEAIQSATLSAADLLGATETLGSIEKGKLADIIAVEGDPVKDVQSMGKVRFVMKDGKVFKQE; translated from the coding sequence ATGAGAAAAGTACTGCTCTCTTTTGTAGCAATGGCCGCTGCCTTCACGGCCTTTTCACAAAAAACCATCCTGCATTGCGGGCAACTGGTCGATGTAAGGTCGGGTAAGATGCTCAGCAATATGACCATAGTGGTGGAAGGTAACAAGATCGCTGATGTGCAGCCAGGCTTCCTGAAGGCCGGTGCTACCGACAAGGTGATCGACCTTAAGAACCGGACCGTGATGCCGGGATTGATCGATATGCACGTTCACCTGGAAGGGGAGACCAAGAAGGGCGGGGCGATTGACCGATTTGTGAACAACCCTTCCGATATCGCATTCGAATCATTGAAATATGCCAATGTTACCCTGATGACAGGATTCACTACCGTCCGTGATTTGGGTGGCAGTGGCGTAAACATTTCCTTACGCAATGCAATAGCCAGGGGTCAGGTGGTTGGGCCACGCATTTTTACCGCGGGCAAGAGCATCGCCACGACCGGTGGCCATGCGGATCCTACCAATGGGTATCGCAGGGACCTGCAAGGTGACCCCGGTCCAAAAGAAGGGGTGATCAATGGTGAAGAAGACGCTTACAAGGCCGTTCGCCAGCGCTATAAGGATGGTTCAGACCTGATCAAGATCACGGCCACAGGAGGGGTGCTCAGCCAGGCCAAGGACGGAGCCAATGCCCAGTTCACGGAAGAAGAGGTGAAGGCCATTGTCGCCGCAGCAAAGGATTATGGCTATAAGGTAGCCGCCCATGCGCATGGAGCCGAAGGCATCAAGCGCGCGGTTCGTGGTGGCGTGAATTCCATTGAGCATGGCACCTTCCTCGATGATGAAGGCATTGAACTGATGAAGAAATATGGTACCTACCTGGTGCCTACCATTACCGCGGGTAAGTCAACAGCAGATAGCGCCAAAATCCCCGGCTATTATACGGATATCGTAACGCCCAAGGCACTGGCCACCGGACCCAAGATCCAGGCTACTTTCGCCAAGGCTTACAAGGCAGGGGTGAAGATCGCTTTCGGTACCGATGCCGGCGTGTTTGCCCATGGTAAGAACTGGCTCGAGTTTGTATACATGACCGAAGCAGGCATGCCTATCCTGGAAGCCATCCAATCGGCCACCCTATCAGCTGCCGATCTGCTGGGTGCCACTGAAACATTGGGCTCCATTGAAAAAGGGAAACTGGCAGATATCATTGCCGTTGAAGGCGACCCCGTTAAGGATGTCCAATCGATGGGCAAGGTGAGGTTTGTGATGAAGGATGGTAAGGTCTTCAAACAGGAATGA
- a CDS encoding DUF1611 domain-containing protein, with protein MSNSHKPKAIVLTNGMLHKDDAKTAHGLIRGTERFTISAVIDHAQAGKDAGEVLDGRHRGIPIFASVAEALNNDRSIRYCIIGVATVGGILPPDFMVIIRDCISMGLSIVNGLHDYLNDHADLVALAEENRVELVDIRRPKKRQDLHFWSAEIYSVTAPIIAVLGTDCALGKRTTCRLVREACERKGINAQMIYTGQTGWLQGGKYGFIFDSTLNDFISGEIEHAILSCWKETNADIILLEGQSALRNPSGPCGSEFLVSGNAKQVILVHAPKRKHFDHLPEWGEIPSVASEIELIRAYGSTVIAVAINTEHCTNEEAYRYQEQYEKELGIPVLLPLQEGVDQVIPVLESLLKSR; from the coding sequence ATGAGCAATAGTCATAAACCCAAGGCGATAGTTTTAACGAATGGCATGCTGCATAAGGATGATGCCAAAACAGCGCATGGCCTCATCCGTGGTACGGAAAGGTTCACCATCTCTGCGGTGATCGATCATGCACAAGCCGGTAAGGATGCCGGTGAGGTACTGGATGGAAGGCATCGCGGTATCCCCATCTTCGCGAGTGTTGCAGAAGCGCTTAACAATGACCGTTCTATAAGGTATTGCATCATAGGCGTGGCTACCGTAGGGGGAATCCTCCCGCCTGACTTCATGGTCATCATCAGGGACTGTATCAGCATGGGCCTGTCCATTGTGAATGGATTACACGATTACCTGAATGACCATGCAGATCTTGTTGCTCTTGCTGAAGAGAACAGGGTTGAACTGGTCGATATCCGCCGGCCCAAGAAGCGGCAGGACCTGCATTTCTGGTCAGCTGAGATCTACTCCGTAACGGCACCTATCATTGCGGTCCTGGGAACGGATTGTGCACTCGGCAAGCGGACCACCTGCAGGCTGGTGCGAGAGGCTTGTGAGCGGAAAGGCATCAATGCCCAGATGATCTACACCGGCCAAACCGGTTGGTTACAAGGCGGGAAATATGGCTTCATTTTCGATTCAACCCTGAATGATTTCATCTCCGGTGAGATCGAACATGCCATCCTTTCCTGCTGGAAAGAGACCAATGCCGACATCATCCTGCTCGAAGGCCAGTCGGCTTTGCGGAACCCCAGTGGTCCCTGCGGATCAGAATTCCTGGTATCCGGCAACGCCAAACAGGTTATCCTTGTGCATGCACCCAAGCGAAAGCACTTTGATCATTTACCGGAATGGGGTGAAATACCTTCGGTGGCATCAGAGATCGAATTGATCCGTGCCTATGGTTCAACCGTGATCGCAGTCGCCATCAATACAGAACATTGTACAAACGAAGAGGCCTATCGTTACCAGGAGCAATATGAAAAGGAATTGGGTATACCGGTCTTGCTGCCATTGCAGGAGGGCGTTGACCAGGTCATTCCGGTGCTTGAATCACTCCTAAAATCCCGATAA
- the ffh gene encoding signal recognition particle protein, whose translation MFESLSERLESAFKQLKGEGRITELNVAATVKDIRRALVDADVNYKIAKEFTDKIKDKAIGEKVLTSVSPGQLMVKIVKDELVELMGGTESEFNAKGNPAVILIAGLQGSGKTTFSGKLANYLKTKKGLSPMLVAADIYRPAAIDQLKVLGGQIGVDVYSEPENKDAVAIAQKAVIEARSRNKNVVIIDTAGRLAVDEAMMTEVANIKAAVNPQEILFVVDSMTGQDAVNTAKSFNDRLDFSGVVLTKLDGDTRGGAALSIKYTVNKPIKFVSSGEKLDTLDVFYPERMAQRILGMGDITTLVERAQAQFDEEQAKKLEKKIRKNQFDFEDFKQQLEQIKKMGNIKDLLGMIPGVGKAIKDIDISDDAFKGIEAMINSMTPYERANPDSIDQSRRKRIAAGSGKDIAEVNAFMKQFEQMKDMMKMMNKMPMGGRLGAGFGRR comes from the coding sequence ATGTTTGAATCATTAAGTGAACGTTTAGAATCGGCCTTTAAACAGTTAAAAGGTGAAGGCCGGATCACCGAGCTGAATGTTGCCGCTACGGTAAAGGACATCAGGCGCGCCCTGGTGGATGCCGATGTGAACTATAAGATCGCCAAGGAATTTACCGATAAGATCAAGGATAAGGCCATTGGCGAGAAGGTGCTGACATCGGTTAGCCCCGGCCAGCTGATGGTCAAGATCGTGAAGGATGAACTGGTAGAGCTGATGGGTGGAACCGAAAGCGAATTCAACGCCAAAGGCAATCCTGCTGTGATCCTGATCGCCGGTCTGCAAGGTTCCGGTAAGACCACTTTCAGCGGTAAACTGGCCAACTACCTGAAGACCAAGAAGGGGCTTTCACCCATGCTGGTAGCCGCAGATATTTACCGTCCTGCGGCCATTGACCAGTTGAAGGTACTGGGTGGACAGATCGGGGTGGATGTATACAGCGAGCCAGAGAATAAGGATGCGGTAGCCATTGCCCAAAAGGCAGTGATCGAGGCCCGGAGCCGCAATAAGAATGTGGTGATCATCGATACCGCCGGCCGTTTGGCTGTAGATGAGGCGATGATGACCGAAGTGGCCAATATCAAAGCGGCTGTGAATCCCCAGGAGATCCTCTTTGTGGTGGACTCCATGACCGGCCAGGATGCGGTGAACACGGCCAAGTCCTTTAATGACCGGCTCGATTTCAGCGGCGTGGTACTGACCAAACTGGATGGTGATACCCGTGGTGGTGCCGCCCTTAGCATCAAATACACGGTCAATAAGCCGATCAAGTTCGTTTCCAGCGGTGAGAAACTGGATACCCTTGATGTATTCTATCCGGAAAGGATGGCCCAGCGTATCCTCGGCATGGGTGATATCACCACCCTCGTGGAGCGCGCCCAGGCCCAGTTCGATGAGGAACAGGCCAAGAAACTGGAAAAGAAGATCAGGAAGAACCAGTTTGATTTTGAAGACTTTAAGCAGCAATTGGAGCAGATCAAGAAGATGGGTAATATCAAGGACCTGCTGGGCATGATCCCCGGTGTGGGCAAGGCCATCAAGGATATTGATATTTCCGATGATGCCTTCAAGGGCATTGAGGCCATGATCAATTCCATGACCCCATATGAGCGGGCTAACCCCGATAGTATTGACCAGAGCCGCCGCAAGCGCATTGCAGCAGGTTCAGGTAAGGATATTGCAGAGGTGAATGCGTTCATGAAGCAGTTCGAGCAGATGAAGGATATGATGAAAATGATGAATAAAATGCCCATGGGAGGCAGGCTGGGGGCCGGTTTCGGTCGCCGCTGA
- a CDS encoding DinB family protein encodes MKQVNANDLLQSLKEDSVFLLEQIENISIYTPVELLETNDGEGRWNTLQVLEHLNTYYRYYLPHIEKAIAASSAQPQQYFKPGWLGNYFTNSMKPKDGQVKNKMKAMGKHNPDPKLDAKAVMRDFLHYQRTFVLLLEKGKQADLNSVKVPISIASFIRLKLGDVFSFIVAHNNRHWIQIEKLLERFPSVRTA; translated from the coding sequence ATGAAACAGGTAAACGCAAATGACTTGCTCCAGTCGCTCAAAGAAGATTCCGTTTTTCTTTTAGAGCAGATCGAGAACATTTCCATCTACACACCGGTGGAACTGCTGGAAACCAATGATGGCGAGGGTCGCTGGAACACCCTCCAGGTATTGGAACACCTGAATACCTACTACAGGTATTACCTGCCGCATATTGAAAAAGCCATTGCTGCTTCCAGTGCCCAACCACAACAATACTTCAAGCCGGGATGGCTGGGGAATTATTTTACCAATAGCATGAAGCCTAAGGATGGACAGGTGAAGAATAAAATGAAGGCCATGGGCAAACACAATCCCGATCCAAAGCTGGATGCAAAGGCCGTTATGCGTGATTTCCTGCATTACCAAAGGACCTTTGTATTGCTGCTGGAGAAAGGCAAGCAGGCCGACCTTAATTCTGTGAAGGTGCCCATTTCCATCGCTTCCTTTATCCGCCTGAAACTGGGTGATGTATTCAGCTTTATCGTTGCACATAATAACCGCCATTGGATCCAGATAGAGAAATTGCTGGAAAGGTTTCCGAGTGTTAGGACAGCGTAG
- the dinB gene encoding DNA polymerase IV: protein MKEPQRLIAHFDLDAFFVSVECLNNPELKGKPLIVGGNSDRGVVAACSYEARKFGIHSAMPMRTALKLCPQAIVVGGTRSEYSKYSRIVTEIIANAAPVFEKASIDEFYIDLTGMDKYHKPLEWTLALRQKIMDTTGLPISFGMGSNKMIAKIATDAAKPNGWLFIEPGKELDFLDPMKVNKIPGVGEQTYSNLLQIGIETIQELRLAKPELLSKFLGKHGIDLWNKAHGLHRGEVTPYQEAKSVSSENTFEQDSTDLAFLNTQLVRMTEKVAYELRQENKMAGCITVKIRYSDFETTSRQVSIPYSYYDDELIPHARQLFEKLYKKGQPVRLLGVRLSELTDEAMQTNLFQDVNRKADLYKAIDAVKNKFGRGSINKAGGMQQ, encoded by the coding sequence ATGAAGGAACCGCAGCGACTGATAGCCCATTTCGATCTCGATGCATTTTTTGTATCCGTGGAATGCCTCAATAACCCTGAATTGAAAGGCAAGCCATTGATCGTTGGGGGCAACAGCGACAGGGGAGTAGTGGCTGCCTGCAGTTACGAGGCCAGGAAGTTTGGCATCCACTCGGCCATGCCTATGCGAACTGCACTGAAACTTTGCCCGCAGGCAATAGTGGTTGGCGGTACCCGCAGTGAATATTCAAAATACTCCCGCATCGTTACTGAAATCATCGCCAATGCAGCACCGGTATTTGAAAAGGCTTCCATCGATGAGTTCTACATCGACCTGACCGGTATGGATAAGTATCATAAGCCTTTGGAATGGACCCTTGCCCTTCGCCAAAAGATCATGGATACCACCGGGCTGCCTATTTCTTTTGGTATGGGCAGCAATAAGATGATCGCCAAGATCGCGACAGATGCGGCCAAACCGAATGGCTGGCTCTTCATTGAGCCTGGAAAGGAGTTGGATTTCCTCGACCCGATGAAAGTGAATAAGATCCCGGGTGTGGGGGAGCAGACCTATAGCAATCTCCTGCAGATCGGCATTGAGACCATTCAGGAATTACGCCTGGCCAAACCGGAACTGCTGTCGAAATTCCTGGGTAAGCATGGGATCGACCTTTGGAATAAGGCACATGGATTGCACAGAGGGGAAGTAACGCCCTACCAGGAGGCCAAATCCGTTTCCAGTGAAAATACCTTTGAACAGGACAGTACGGACCTGGCCTTCCTGAATACCCAACTGGTGCGGATGACCGAAAAAGTAGCGTACGAGCTAAGGCAGGAAAATAAAATGGCCGGCTGTATCACGGTCAAGATCCGCTATTCTGATTTTGAAACCACCTCCCGCCAGGTGAGTATCCCCTATAGTTACTACGATGATGAACTGATTCCCCACGCCCGGCAATTGTTCGAAAAGCTGTACAAAAAAGGCCAGCCGGTACGCTTGCTCGGCGTGCGGTTGAGCGAGTTGACCGATGAGGCCATGCAGACCAACCTCTTCCAGGATGTGAACCGCAAGGCTGATCTCTACAAGGCCATTGATGCCGTCAAGAATAAGTTTGGCCGCGGTTCTATTAATAAGGCCGGGGGGATGCAGCAATAA